The Geodermatophilaceae bacterium NBWT11 genome has a segment encoding these proteins:
- the mca gene encoding mycothiol conjugate amidase Mca, with the protein MTDPDQLRLLAVHAHPDDESSKGAATMAKYVAEGVDVLVATCTGGERGSVLNPAMDRPEVWERLPQIRSEEMAAAREVLGVGQEWLGFVDSGLPEGDPLPPLPEGCFALVPVEEAAAPLVALIRRFKPQVVTTYDERGGYPHPDHIKTHEISVLAFEAAGDPDRYPELGEPWQPSKLYYHMSFTFPRTTALHEALLAAGLESPYGEMLEKWDPAKDISHRVTTKVPCGEYFEQRDRALIAHATQIDPTGRWFSTPMELQRATWPTEDYELARSLVDSPTPEDDLFAGIRSEVGVR; encoded by the coding sequence GTGACGGACCCGGACCAGCTGCGCCTGCTCGCGGTGCACGCCCACCCTGACGACGAGTCCAGCAAGGGCGCGGCCACCATGGCCAAGTACGTGGCCGAGGGCGTCGACGTCCTCGTCGCCACCTGTACCGGTGGTGAGCGCGGCTCGGTGCTGAACCCCGCCATGGACCGCCCCGAGGTCTGGGAGCGGCTCCCGCAGATCCGCTCCGAGGAGATGGCCGCGGCCCGCGAGGTCCTCGGCGTCGGCCAGGAGTGGCTGGGGTTCGTGGACTCCGGGCTGCCCGAGGGCGACCCGCTCCCGCCCCTGCCCGAGGGCTGCTTCGCCCTGGTGCCCGTCGAGGAGGCCGCCGCCCCCCTGGTCGCGCTGATCCGCCGGTTCAAGCCGCAGGTGGTCACCACCTACGACGAGCGCGGCGGCTACCCGCACCCCGACCACATCAAGACCCACGAGATCTCGGTGCTGGCCTTCGAGGCCGCCGGTGACCCCGACCGCTACCCCGAGCTGGGTGAGCCGTGGCAGCCGAGCAAGCTCTACTACCACATGAGCTTCACCTTCCCCCGGACGACGGCGCTGCACGAGGCGCTGCTGGCCGCCGGTCTGGAGTCCCCCTACGGCGAGATGCTGGAGAAGTGGGACCCGGCCAAGGACATCTCGCACCGGGTGACCACCAAGGTGCCGTGCGGTGAGTACTTCGAGCAGCGCGACCGTGCGCTGATCGCGCACGCCACCCAGATCGACCCGACCGGGCGCTGGTTCTCCACCCCGATGGAGCTGCAGCGCGCCACGTGGCCCACCGAGGACTACGAGCTGGCCCGCTCCCTGGTCGACAGCCCCACCCCCGAGGACGACCTGTTCGCCGGGATCCGCAGCGAGGTGGGGGTCCGATGA
- a CDS encoding geranylgeranyl reductase family protein: MTTPESTDVLVVGAGPAGSAAAAWAARAGHDVVLADAAVFPRDKTCGDGLTPRAIAELDHLGLGDWVRSHGTNKGLRAAGFGQELLLPWPGGALPDHGGAVPRTELDARIRQVALDDGALGVEDARAVDVHRDGDRVTAVDFTRGDGSMSTVRCRRLVVADGVRSPLGRLLGREWHRETAYGVAARGYVTSGRSDDPWISSHLELRGTQGELLSGYGWVFPLSSGEVNIGVGTLATAKRPAGVQLKPLLDFYAEQRRAEWQLSGDVRAKASALLPMGGAVSGVAGRNWALIGDAAGCVNPLNGEGIDYGMETGRTLAGLLDEDDWTLAWPATLRRHYGEAFSIARRLAGLLTVPRLLPAAGPVGMRSRALMTVALRVMGNLVTESDRDVTARAWRLAGRLSVRLDERPPFPAADLRAA; the protein is encoded by the coding sequence GTGACGACCCCCGAGAGCACCGACGTCCTGGTGGTGGGCGCCGGTCCGGCCGGCTCCGCCGCCGCGGCCTGGGCCGCCCGCGCCGGACACGACGTGGTGCTGGCCGACGCCGCGGTGTTCCCCCGCGACAAGACCTGCGGTGATGGACTGACCCCCCGGGCCATCGCCGAGCTCGACCACCTCGGACTCGGGGACTGGGTGCGCTCGCACGGCACCAACAAGGGCCTGCGCGCGGCGGGCTTCGGCCAGGAGCTGCTGCTGCCGTGGCCCGGGGGAGCGCTGCCCGACCACGGGGGCGCCGTCCCGCGCACCGAGCTGGACGCCCGGATCCGGCAGGTCGCCCTCGACGACGGGGCCCTCGGTGTCGAGGACGCCCGTGCCGTCGACGTGCACCGGGACGGCGACCGGGTCACCGCGGTGGACTTCACCCGCGGCGACGGCTCGATGAGCACCGTGCGCTGCCGCCGGCTCGTCGTCGCCGACGGGGTCCGCTCCCCGCTGGGCCGGCTGCTCGGCCGCGAGTGGCACCGGGAGACCGCCTACGGCGTCGCCGCCCGCGGCTACGTGACCAGCGGCCGCAGCGACGACCCGTGGATCTCCAGCCACCTGGAGCTGCGCGGCACCCAGGGCGAGCTGCTGTCCGGGTACGGCTGGGTCTTCCCGCTGTCCTCGGGCGAGGTGAACATCGGCGTCGGCACGCTGGCCACGGCCAAGCGCCCGGCCGGGGTGCAGCTCAAGCCGCTGCTGGACTTCTACGCCGAGCAGCGTCGTGCGGAGTGGCAGCTGTCCGGCGACGTACGGGCCAAGGCCTCGGCGCTGCTGCCGATGGGGGGCGCCGTCTCCGGGGTGGCCGGGCGCAACTGGGCGCTGATCGGGGACGCCGCGGGGTGCGTGAACCCGCTCAACGGCGAGGGGATCGACTACGGCATGGAGACCGGTCGCACCCTGGCCGGGCTGCTCGACGAGGACGACTGGACGCTGGCCTGGCCGGCGACCCTGCGCCGGCACTACGGGGAGGCGTTCAGCATCGCCCGCCGGCTCGCCGGGCTGCTGACCGTGCCGCGGCTGCTGCCGGCGGCCGGCCCGGTGGGCATGCGCTCGCGAGCGCTGATGACCGTAGCGCTGCGGGTCATGGGCAACCTGGTCACCGAGTCCGACCGCGACGTCACCGCCCGGGCCTGGCGGCTGGCCGGCCGGCTCAGCGTGCGGCTGGACGAGCGCCCGCCGTTCCCGGCTGCGGACCTGCGCGCCGCCTGA
- a CDS encoding PadR family transcriptional regulator, which translates to MDTTQLLKGVLDLAVLAVLDGADGYGYDVVRRLRAGGLEDVGDASVYGTLRRLYAAGHLTSYVVPSVEGPHRKYYGLNASGRAQLETSTKTWSGFADTMAALLAGQVAA; encoded by the coding sequence GTGGACACCACGCAACTGCTCAAGGGGGTGCTCGACCTCGCCGTGCTCGCCGTGCTGGACGGTGCGGACGGGTACGGCTACGACGTCGTCCGTCGGCTGCGTGCCGGCGGTCTGGAGGACGTCGGTGACGCCTCGGTCTACGGGACGCTGCGCCGGCTGTACGCCGCCGGGCACCTGACGTCCTACGTCGTCCCCTCGGTGGAGGGCCCGCACCGCAAGTACTACGGCCTCAACGCCTCCGGGCGGGCCCAGCTGGAGACCTCGACCAAGACCTGGTCGGGGTTCGCGGACACGATGGCGGCGCTGCTCGCCGGGCAGGTGGCGGCATGA